A segment of the Panicum hallii strain FIL2 chromosome 1, PHallii_v3.1, whole genome shotgun sequence genome:
GACTAGGTTGAATATAAGGGCGTTTATGTCCAATACATGCAAAGTGCAAGTAAAATACGTATATCAGTGGCGTATTTCAAACAAGAGGCAAATTGTAACGGCACTGGCCCGATTTCAACCTTTGTGGTGGTATTTTTCAAAAACGAGAAAGTGTAATGGCATGGATCTAAGTAACCCTGTTTTAAAACTATTTTCAGGCTTGTCGAGAATATTAATAAGTCAATTGGTCAAGATGTTGATTCCAAGGTACAAATTGGTGTCTTGGATATCTACGGCTTTGAAAGCTTCAAAAACAACAGGTATACAGATAGCCTGTCATTTATTTCATTTCATTTATAGCAATGCACTAATGTTTCGTAGCAGTGTACCTTTTAATTCTTTTGTCCAAACTCCAAATGAAGTGTTCCATTAGCAAGTAAAGAGCCTAGTTAACTGTTTACTAACAGCATTCCATTGGCAATATAACCCCACCCCACCACCACAACAAAAGCCTTTGATTCCCAAGCAAGATGGGGTAGGCTTATTGGTGATATACTTGAATTACTTGAAAGATGTCATTGTGCGCAGGCATGCATTTGACACATTATAACTAAAATTCTGGTGAAACGTTTGTGAATGCTGCTAGTACTAGCCATCACATTGAAATATTGATTTTGCATTTCAAGCTAGTTTCTAACGACACTCCTTGATTTACCTGTGCAGCTTTGAGCAGTTCTGCATTAACTTTGCAAATGAAAAACTTCAGCAACACTTTAATGAGGCATGTACTATATTTGTTTGTTTGATTTAGAAGGATGTGTTCTTTACTTCTCTTAACACTGGATGCTGCAAATGTCTTCCCTCAGCATGTATTCAAGATGGAACAGGAGGAGTACAAAAGTGAGGAAATTAATTGGAGCTACATTGAGTTCATTGACAATCAGGATGTGCTGGATTTGATTGAAAAGGTTGTTTCTTTAACTTTACTTATTGACATAGGCTGAGTGATATGTGATCTGTCTCAGTGACCTTGATTCATTTTAGTGTGGTAACTGGTAAACAACTGTGTTTATCTTTTTATGAACTATGTTTTCATATATGATTATTTTGCAGTATTTATATTACCATCACCTTGCATTTGGCGCTTTGCACATGCATTAAATTATCTGTGTCCAATCTCTTGATTCTTCATTCAAACTTTGAACCTGTATTGGTGTTTGTCGTGGACAAGCAGTGCTGGGATCGGTTGCTAGTTTGCCACTCTTCTGCCTTGAGCATTACTTGTATGATGGAATCGCCACATGTTGAGATTGTTTGGAACACTTATTAATTGCCAGCGCCGATAAGACATTTGCGGTGTCCTTCACTTTGAGTTCTGTTTAACCCGACTGATGGTGCACCAGTTTTTGGCTTTTGCATAGCTAGCAAGTTTAGGAAATAATCATCTAGCTTGTGGTGTCTCCATTTTTGGTATAGTTTTTGTTTCTTGTGGTCATTTGTGGTATAGGTTTGAACTGTGTAGGATGTATTTGCTTTCAAGGAATATGTTTGATCAAAGTCTACCTTTCTTTTAAGATTATAAAACTGTAGGCTTTAGAACTATTTGTTTGTACAATGGTTGGTAGTACTCTGGTTTCTGTAAGTGGGCGCAACATGTTGCCGTTTTTTTTTTTAAAGCAAGGTTCTTACGGTGGAAGACATATGAGCAGGAATTTCATTTCAGCTTGCTGTTAATATCTGCAATATCAGTAGCTGTACTTAGCACGGGCTCACAGCTACCAAGTCTGTTACTTGACGCTGTCGAAAATGTTTTGTAAACTGGTATTAATTGTATTTTATGTCCTCGAAACAGAAACCGATTGGAATTATTGCACTGCTGGATGAAGCTTGGTAAGCTGCTGGTTTGTTTCTCCTGGAATATAACATTTATACAGTAATATAGAATGAACCACTGTCCTCAGCTAAGATTTGCTCATTTACAGCATGTTTCCAAAATCTACTCATGAGACCTTCGCAACAAAGATGTTCAGAAACTTCTCTTCCCATCCTAGGCTTGAGAAGACAAAATTCTCAGAAACAGATTTTACCATCTCACACTATGCTGGGAAGGTAAGCCAGGATTGCCAGCTATGCCATTAATTATTACTGTATTTATATTAATAGCATCCAGCTATTTGCAGGTTACATATCAAACGGATTCTTTTCTGGAAAAGAATCGAGATTATATTGTCGCAGAGCACTGCAATCTTCTATCATCTTCAAGGTGCCCATTTGTTTCTGGACTTTTCACTTCGTTGCCGGAAGAATCTATAAGATCCTCCTACAAGTTTTCATCAGTTGCTTCCAGATTTAAGGTATCAATAAAAGTCCCTTGCCATTTTTCTACAGCTTTGATATTTATATCTGTTTCATTCTTAGATTGTACATACAACTAAGACACCGATCGTTCTAATCATTTTTCTCAATTCTTCTGATTCATATGTCGCTTTATTGCTTTCTTCAAAGCTACAACTGTCAGCCCTCATGGAAACCCTAAACTCAACGGAACCTCACTATGTACGCTGTGTGAAGCCTAACTCTGCCAATCGACCTCAGCTTTTTGAAAATCAAAGCGTCTTGCATCAACTGCGTTGTGGAGTAAGAACTTTCACTGAAGCATGGAATACTCAAGCAATATTATAATTTTTCTCATTGTTTTAATAGTCAGCAAATCTGCTGACATAGTAGTTTGTTGCTGATCGTCTTGTTTGCTGCTTGCACTAAGCATTGAATATTAAAATTTATTCATTTTTTGCTTCGACTTGTACTTTCGTGCAATAGATCAATAAGATTATGTGGAACGATTTGTGGTTCTATGTTCATTGTCCTATTGATCTTAAATCATCCAACATTTGAGTTGGGTGGGCAGTTTTGGGAAGTAACTAGACCATATTTATGAGATTGCTTGAGATACATTTATCATATTTCATCCATATGTTCTCTAATACCTATAAATTATTCTCAAGCTATACATCATATACTCCAGAACTAACAAACATAGTTTGACCACTAGTTTCTGCTGTTCAGATTTgtcaaataaaataaaatgtaTGCTTAGATATTCATAGAAATATTGTTGTAAAAAAGAATCAAGTTTCCTAGGTTTATACTTAATTTTTGGCTGGTGAGAATTAGTACTTAACTGACGCTTCATTGTTTTTGGTTCTGTATTTTGGTACATTCATGTTTTTCTAATTGACATTTTCATTGACATTGTCACTTGGTGGCATGACAGGGTGTCTTAGAGGCTGTCCGTATTAGTCTTGCTGGCTATCCTACCAGAAGGACTTACGCTGAATTTGTTGATCGGTTTGCTGTTCTAATCCCAGAGTTGATGATTGGAAGGTATCTCTTATATCCCAAATGAAACTAGTTAAGTAGTTATATAAAGTGATGGAAATTTATGGGAGTTACTGTTTCTTTGCGGCTGGAAACACCTTGCATAATGGCTTGATCTTTTTGATCCGTAACAACAAACTAGTTTTGTGCTTGAAATAAGGCTTTTCTGGTCAAAACTTATTACACTGCGCAGTGCAGTGCAGTGTGGAGAACTGTGCGCATCATCTGACGATTTGTATATGTTTAATTGAGCAGCACTATCGTATTAATTTCATTTACGATAATAAGTTGGGAGTTTATCAAGTCTGTTTATTAAAAAAAAGAACGGTCGTTTGTTAATTGCACCACCTTTCTTGATATCATTTTTGTTTTACTTTTGCAGTTATGATGAAATAACGCTGACAAAGGGAATTCTCGAAAAGATGAAGCTTGATAATTTTCAAGTAATCTGCTCAGCTGAGATTCTATTGTTTCAATGTACAAATTTTGTGATGATTAGATGATCTAAATGAATCAAACCTGTTTACACAACTGAATCTTGTATATATCTCCCAAGCCATTGTATAAGGTTTAGATCTTTTATTTGGGAAAAAAACCACTACTGTATTATATAAAACATCCAATTATCCAGAAACCAGAACATGCTATAATTATATTTGGCGACATGTGGAACCTGTTTGCCAGGCGGTCTAGGATCTCTCTGTTCTAGTCTTTCTGCTGGTCGTCTTCCTATTTGCAGTGTTGCCTGCGTTCTAGTAGTTTGTGTGTTGTTTTGGTATTTAATTTTATTCTGTTCTTCTTAATGAAATGATGCTCAGCTCTCCTGTGcttgtgatttttttttttgaaactgAAGTAATTGATTTGATAGTAAGCTTGAGTTCTTTGAGAAAGATATTAAAATCATATGTTGACATTTTGTTTTGCATGTTAGCTTGGTAGAACAAAGGTATTCCTTAGGGCTGGTCAAATTGCCATATTAGATATGCGTCGTGCTGAGGTTTTGGACAACGCTGCGCGGCACATTCAGGGCCGTTTCAGAACATTTATCGCACGCAAAGAATTTGTGAGAACAAGGGAGGCATCAATTTCTGTACAAGCATATTGCAGAGGTAAACACGTGGGCCTATCATATTGCTTTATTGTTTTGTTCTAAAAGTGACATACAACAGTCAAATGATGACAGAGAAGACTAAAGAGAGTTATTCTCTGTCCTCCAAATGAACTGGAATGAAATACATCATTTTCAATGTCCCAATATAACTGGAAAATAATGAATGGCCAAGTATAAAAAAGTTAGACTGCATGCTTCAACAGTACACAAATACAGTCATCCCTATGTCGTCCAGATACATTGTCTTCACATTTCAACGTAACAGGGAAATATTAATGGCCAAGTATCAGAAATTTTGACTGCATGCTTCAAACATAACCATTCTTTTGCCACCAGGGGTAGTTATTGTTCAATGCGGTTGATGGTTGTTAGATTGTTGTAATTCTTGAGAGGTTTGGTTGCATAGGGTGCCAATTATTCCCAAACCCTTGCTACCAAGATAGAATTTCTTTCTCTCACTGGACAATTCATTTCATTTTGTTACTCTCACGCGTGCAATTTGCATGACTGGCAAATTCAAAACTTACCCTCTTGTGTTCTTCTAAGCATCCATCATGAATCACAATGAATTTTATAACTACCCAAAAGCTACCAATCTTTGGCAACTGGTATAGCTTATTGGGTTAATAGTAAAATGTTTTTACTACAGAAAAGTATATGGATTGAACTGGAGGTTGATAGTTTATTTGTTGGGGAAGAGTCAATCCTTCACATTTTAGGATTGATCATCTTGAGTTCTCTGTTAAGAATGGATGCTCTTTCCGATACTAAATTGCTAATGCAGTCTGTTTGCTAATTAGGCTGTTTGTCAAGGAAGATGTATGCGATCAGACGAGAAACAGCTGCAGCTGTAATTGTTCAGAAGTATGTCCGAAGATGGCTGCTACGCCGAGCTCACCTGCAAGCATGTTTGTCAGCTTTGCTTATTCAGTCTTATGTTCGAGGGTTTATCACTCGCCTCTATTTCTCAGCGATTAGGGAGCATAAGGCTGCTACAGTGATACAGGTGCCCCCCCCCTCTCCCCGTTCTCTCGACATGATATTGCGCTCAACATATGGGATGTCATGGTTGGATTTATTTACCATATTGCCACACTGCAGTCTACATGGAGAAGGCGGAAGGTTGTAATGCTTTTCCAGCATTACAGGCAAGCCACTGTGGCAATTCAGTGTGCTTGGAGACAAAAGCTTGCAAGAAGGGAGCTACGGAGACTTAAAATGGTAATATGGTTTCTATCCTATATCTTCTTAGGCTGATTCTAAGTGAAGCAATTTAGTCCATATTTGCTTGGCGCTTTCCAAACTTCAAGCTTTTTGCACAGCAAAGCTCTATAAATGATGGGAACCTGATTAATTATTTGCAATCTTTTTCTTATTTTCTTTCGATATTATTGTATATCTGTTCTTTATTCCTCCATGTTCCTATAGTATTTATTTTCCAAGTTTCTATCCTTGTATGCTCTAGTAGCCTGGATGGAATCTTCTCTTCTCTCCTGTGATTGTTCTGTAATGGGAATACTCTTATGTGATAGGCTGCAAATGAAGCTGGTGCATTGCGTGAGGCAAAGAATAAGCTTGAGAAAAAGATGGACGATCTTGCTTTAAGACTTACCCTTGAAAGGAGACTGCGGGTAAGTATTATGTGCCACTTTATTGCATTAGTGTACTCTATGTTAACATTACTTGTTGTATTCTTCTACTGTGTCACGGTATTTGATATGGTTGTTCTTGTTTGTGCTTATACTTGGCCAGTTATTTTTTTATAAGCATTTGAAGCTTGCTACATCCTGTCAGATACATTAGTAATATGAACTGACGGGAAGGGCTTCTACTTCACCTTGTGAAAACCTGGGAAGTATGTAAAGAGGGAAAGAAACTTGGGAACTGATATAGTGACAGAAATAAATAGTACAAGGCTTCTAATGGGTTTTTGAAACATCATTTTTGTCATTTTATTCGGAAAATTGTAATACAAAGTGAAATAAAAAGATTGGAGGCAGTATCTGAATCCTGGTTGGAACCAATCCTTGGATTCTATTTTAAAATTATGCATCTCTAGATGGCCCAAGTTTATCTGCATAAGTATTACCAGTTTCAGGCCTTTAAATTGGTTAGGTTTGCAAATTTTTGGAACGTTTTTCTTACATTTGATTTGATTTTCTGGTAGAAACGCGAGTTGCTACAGCAATTAGTACTGTAATTTTTCTTGATTTGATTTGTCATAATGGTTGTCTTTATATTCATCTGGTGACTGAACTTTCAAATGCAGGCTGCCAGTGAAGAGTCAAAATCATCAGAAATATTGAAGCGTGAAAAAATAATTGAATCATTAAGCGCAGAATGTGCTGCTGCTAAGTCAGCTGCTCAAATTGAACATGCCAAAAACTTGTTGCTCCAGAGGCAGTTGGACGAGTCTTTGAGAGAGATCACCATGTTGCAGAGTAAAAGAATTATAACCGCAGAAGCAGAAAAAGAAAACTCCAACCTAAAGGTTTTATAATTGCTATCATCTTCATATTCTATCATCAAAAGAATTGGTTCCACCGATCTAGGGCACTACATAGTTGTAGCATTTTCTGCAGCTCGCTGTGAAGCTGACAATTGTCTAAAGGACACTAAAAATTTACGGTGTGTTAGAGCAAATGCTAGACTTTGTGATGTTGTAGAGTAAGTTTGCCATGATCATGAATATGCTTGGTTGGCCTCCGTTTTCAATTGGCGCCCTTTGGCATCCTTTTATTCATTTAAGATGGAGTAGATAAACTTTATGATATAACATAGTAGATAAACTTTATGATATAACATAGTCCCTAAGGAAGTAAGCTAATGCTTGCTGCTGCACTTTTCCAGCAGGCAGCATGCTCTGTTGTCACCTGACTTAAAGTTATGTCCTTTTGGGCCTTTTGACATATCCCTTTATTGTACTTCTGCTGAAGCATCTCTTTTACATTCTACAGAATTTAGTTGAATCATTATCTGTGAAAAACTCAATACTGGAGAAAGAACTTAATGTGGCTTGTAAAAGTAGCGATGATACAATGGAGAAATTGAAGGATGTGGAGGGAAAATGCAACCATCTACAGCAAAATTTGGACAAGTATGTGTTTGGTGTTCTCATCTGTATCTAAAACTGCAGGATACTGGAAACAATATGTGGTGTGTATGTTTTTGGTGTACCTCTCATGGTTTCGTGAATTCAGATTGCAGGAGAAACTCACTAATTTGGAAAATGAAAATCATGTCCTAAGACAGAAGGCATTTAACACACCACCAATGAACAATCTAGCTGTAGCTCCAAAGACGTTATCTGAGGTGATTTTTTTGTTACCCTTTCCCAGTTCAATGCTTTTGTTGTTGACTCCCCTGCCCTGAAATACAATTAGAGCTGACATGTGGTGCCGACTCTACTCATTTTTCTTATTGATATTTTAACCCTCTATTTGATTTCAAACCTAGCCACAATATCTTGTTTATTTCACTGATATGATTTCTGAATGCAGAAATTTTCTGAAATTTCTGCATCAACCGGGCTTCCCAATTGTGAGTCGAAGAGTACATTTGTAAGTTTATTCTTTTGTTTCAACTTGGATATCACAATCATTCAAATTCCTGTCTGAAAGCTTTAATCTAACAAAAGTAATAAAATTTTAGGATAGCCCAACACCAACAAAATATCTGGCTCCTCTTCCGCAGACTTTGACTGGATCACGGAGATCGAGGTTGCCTGTTGAAAGGCATGAGGTAAATTTGTCTGTGGTAGACTTTCAGATATAGATGTGCCTTCATATTCTTGTTCAGTTGATGCCTGCTCATTTGATATTGATAATATTTTATTAGGGACCATTGGTGTTATTTAAAGAATTTCAGATATCTcaatattttgctattgtttcaTGCAGGAAAATCATGAAATTTTGTTAAGATGCATCAAAGAAAATTTAGGTTTTAAAGATGGCAAACCAGTTGCAGCCTGTATCATTTACAAATGCCTTTTACACTGGCGTGCTTATGAATCAGAGAGGACTGCTATTTTTGATCATGTAATTGAGGCCATAAATGATGTCCTAAAGGTAAAATAATTTGAACCCATATATTTTTCTGTTTGCATCAGGTGGGTTCTCAAGGTAACAATTTGGAAATTTCTGTTTTGGTTTTTATACAGGGGCAGGAAGCTGATGGGAGATTACCTTATTGGTTGTCCAATACTTCTGCATTGCTATGCCTTCTGCAGAGGAATCTGCGGTCAAATGGATTATTTGCTACACCATCTCGTCGGTCTGGAGCTCTAGGGCTAGGCGGGAAGCTAGTGCAAGTAAGGAATTTGAACATGACTGTTATCATTTCTATTCATATTGAATCCATCCTGGTCGCAGAATGTATTGTTTTGTACATAGACAGTCCCCAAAACACAACTCAGACATGAAATATCTATCATAATATATTTATAAAATGTAGTAACATTATAATgttacaaaactaattttttTAGACAAAGCTATTCAAAACAGTTTCAGATTTTCAATTTTCACATACAAAATTTCACTGATGGCTAGCATTTAGATAGTTTGAGTTTGACTACATACAGAAAAAGATGGTTTGACTGCATACAACCTAGTTTGTTGTTTTTATGACTGAGGGAGTATACTGCAATGCTCTTTTGACTGACATGTTCGTATGAAGGGGGCATACCCAGTGCTTAAAGCTCCCATAGAAGGTGGGTGGGTGTTGGGGGGTCTGAGGAAGGCAATTTCTATGCAGCCTTACCCTTGCTCATGCTATATGTAGATTGAGAGTTGCTTTGCTTCCAATTGTTGATGGGAATTTCTAGTCTAGTTGAAAAAACAGAACGACAAATGGTAACATTTATATTTGCTTGAAATATATCTTCAGTAGCATTTTGTAACTGGTGCACAAACATAGTTGTATACAGTTTAATTTGAGTACTGGGTAATATTAGTGGCTTGATGATGATTTTCTACAGAAATTGTGTATGAATAGAATCGATTTTGCTTTCTGACTGGAATAACAacattttatttttctttcagACGCTGAGGTCTCCTTCAAAGCTTGTAGGCCGCAGTGATTCTCTGCCACAAGTGGATGCGCGGTATCCAGCCATACTATTCAAACAGCAGCTTACCGCATGTGTTGAAAAGATCTTCGGGCAGCTCAGAGATAATCTGAAAAAGGAAATATCACCTCTTCTTAATGTTTGCATCCAGGTATATGATTGTTTCTTCAATTTACTAATAACAACTGCATTGGTCAACTGGATCTTATGGTAACACTCCGTGATTACATGCAGGCTCCAAAGTCAACACGTGGGCAACCCGGAAAAGTATCCAAGTCACCTGGGGTTGGTGCCCAACCGGCATCAAATTCCAACTGGGACAACATTGTCAATTTCCTGGACTTGCTTATGGATACATTGCGAGAAAATTATGTAAGCCTTATTATCTTCCTGCTTTGAGAACGGATTCATCTTTTGCAAACTTCATCAAAGAGGCATTGATAGCCTTTATTGCCTTGTCCAAGTGAGTCTAATATCAGTTTGCTGCAGGTGCCATCCTTCTTTATTCGTAAACTTATCACACAATTATTCTCCTTCATCAATATACAGTTGTTTAACAGGTAATTTCCCCATCTCAGAAACTTGGTAATAGGTATATATGCATTATAACGTGCAAACAGTGTGGCCATGCTAGCCATTGAATGTCTAGGAATGGATTACTGGGAATATCTATATCATTTAACAACAACCAGAAATTTTCAATGAATAATATATTTTCAACCAGAAATCTCAGACCCTTCATATCTGTAACACTCTGGggatcttttcccctttttcttcttaatatattgatgCACAGTTCTCCTGCGTGTTGGAGAAAAAATTTGCAAATTATTGAATGTTGAATACAAGAGAAGGGCCTGCTTATTTGTGAAGTAATGCACTACTTGTTGAAGGTTATGGGTGATGGGATGGAGACACTGCCTGATACATGCTTGTTCTAATATGGTTGGAATAAAATATGAAGGAAAATAACTACTTCAATTTCATGAATATACTGACAGCGATTTTCTTTTGTCAGTCTTCTTCTCCGGCGTGAATGTTGTACATTCTCCAATGGGGAATACGTGAAAGCTGGGCTATCCTTGTTGGAGAAATGGATTACTGATGTCACAGAGGAGGTAAGTGTCATATTTACATTCTTATCCTTCAGTTATTAAGCCCTGTTGGAACTGGTTTTCTTGGCGTATCCAAACTTAAGATTCTTCTTTACTAAGAGTATTGGATAGCATCGTTCAGTTTTCTTCAAAAGTTTATATTCATTTCAGTTTGCGGGGACATCTTGGCATGAGCTAAATTATATTAGACAAGCTGTCGGTTTTTTGGTAATTCACTCTGCAAGCTGTCTACCCCCTCTTATTTGTTGGTTGTTTTATGTCATTGGCTATTCTCACTAATTACATAACGCAGGTTATAcaccaaaaaagaaaaaagacaCTTGAGGAGATCAGGCAAGATCTTTGCCCGGTATGAAAATGTATATCTATGGCAGTTCATCTATGGCAGACTAGTAATGTGAACGATTGTTTTAACTAGTAATTTCTCTGGTGTTTCATGTAGTCCTTGAGTGTTCGCCAAATCTACAGGATATGCTCGATGTACTGGGATGACAAATACAATACCCAAGGCATATCAAACGAGGTAGGCCCTTTCGGCTTGAACTTTACACTTTTCTGGGATTCATGCATTTCTGAAAAGATTAAGATTTGGCAGGTGGTTGCTGCAATGCGGGAAGTGGTCAACAAGGATACCCAGAATCTTGTGTCGAATTCTTTTTTGTTGGATGATGACTTAAGGTAGATACTTTGCTAGGCCAGATATTTGCTATGTGGAACATATTAGAGTGGTTTGCTGTTTTGCACTAACATCCGATGCTTGCATGCTACAGTATACCATTCTCCACCGAGGATCTGTCCATGGCTATCCCGGCAATGGATTATGCTGGCGTCGATCTTCCGGAATCTCTTCAGCACTATACATCAGTACAGTTTCTACTCAGGCAGCAGGACCCACAGCCTGTCCAATAGAATGAATATGGTAAGGCTGCCTTGAAGATTTAGAATGAATATGGAAAGGCTGCCTTGAAGATTTGTTGGTCCCCAGATTTTTATGGGGTTACATCCATCTGCGATGTTGTATTGTTGTTTAGGTGCCTAGACAGGCTAAGGGGAGTGGATTTTTTTTAAAGTTATTAAAAGCAACAATTGTTGCGAGATGCCAAAGCATGGGCGTCCACTCCTCTTAGCTATAGTTCGTTGTACAGGGATTGTTGTAAGAACTGTTGGCACTGGCCCAAAATGAGTACATCCCGAAAATTGAGCAGTGCCCATGACCGATATACATCACTGACGCGGGCAACATGCTTTGTTTGATCTAAAGGTATAGTGCTGACTCCCTGAAACGGATATTTATCTAGTTATCTTAGTTCTCAACTACACAGTAGGACGGCACAATAATCTTCTCTTCCCTTTATTCTCCGGTGCATGCCataaaaattttaaaaaacaGCGAGAATACAATTTGTTCTCGGTTATCCAGTGCC
Coding sequences within it:
- the LOC112878841 gene encoding protein OPAQUE1; amino-acid sequence: MSYRKGSKVWVEEKGEGWVEAEVTEAKERAVVVLTSQRKKITVLPEKLLPRDTDEDLGGGHVDDMTKLTYLNEPGVLYNLKKRYALNEIYTYTGSILIAVNPFTRLPHLYNEYMMEQYKGVRLGELSPHVFAVADASYRAMVNESRSQSILVSGESGAGKTETTKLIMQYLTFVGGRAALDDRTVEQQVLESNPLLEAFGNAKTVRNDNSSRFGKFVEIQFDASGRISGAAIRTYLLERSRVVQITDPERNFHCFYQLCASGKDAELYKLGHASSFHYLNQSKTYDLEGTNNVDEYWKTKRAMDIVGISRKDQDAIFRTLAAILHLGNIEFAPGKDSDSSKIKGSTSNFHLQMAANLFMCDADLLVSTLCSRSIHTREGIIIKALDCPAAAANRDALAKTVYARLFDWLVENINKSIGQDVDSKVQIGVLDIYGFESFKNNSFEQFCINFANEKLQQHFNEHVFKMEQEEYKSEEINWSYIEFIDNQDVLDLIEKKPIGIIALLDEACMFPKSTHETFATKMFRNFSSHPRLEKTKFSETDFTISHYAGKVTYQTDSFLEKNRDYIVAEHCNLLSSSRCPFVSGLFTSLPEESIRSSYKFSSVASRFKLQLSALMETLNSTEPHYVRCVKPNSANRPQLFENQSVLHQLRCGGVLEAVRISLAGYPTRRTYAEFVDRFAVLIPELMIGSYDEITLTKGILEKMKLDNFQLGRTKVFLRAGQIAILDMRRAEVLDNAARHIQGRFRTFIARKEFVRTREASISVQAYCRGCLSRKMYAIRRETAAAVIVQKYVRRWLLRRAHLQACLSALLIQSYVRGFITRLYFSAIREHKAATVIQSTWRRRKVVMLFQHYRQATVAIQCAWRQKLARRELRRLKMAANEAGALREAKNKLEKKMDDLALRLTLERRLRAASEESKSSEILKREKIIESLSAECAAAKSAAQIEHAKNLLLQRQLDESLREITMLQSKRIITAEAEKENSNLKNLVESLSVKNSILEKELNVACKSSDDTMEKLKDVEGKCNHLQQNLDKLQEKLTNLENENHVLRQKAFNTPPMNNLAVAPKTLSEKFSEISASTGLPNCESKSTFDSPTPTKYLAPLPQTLTGSRRSRLPVERHEENHEILLRCIKENLGFKDGKPVAACIIYKCLLHWRAYESERTAIFDHVIEAINDVLKGQEADGRLPYWLSNTSALLCLLQRNLRSNGLFATPSRRSGALGLGGKLVQTLRSPSKLVGRSDSLPQVDARYPAILFKQQLTACVEKIFGQLRDNLKKEISPLLNVCIQAPKSTRGQPGKVSKSPGVGAQPASNSNWDNIVNFLDLLMDTLRENYVPSFFIRKLITQLFSFINIQLFNSLLLRRECCTFSNGEYVKAGLSLLEKWITDVTEEFAGTSWHELNYIRQAVGFLVIHQKRKKTLEEIRQDLCPSLSVRQIYRICSMYWDDKYNTQGISNEVVAAMREVVNKDTQNLVSNSFLLDDDLSIPFSTEDLSMAIPAMDYAGVDLPESLQHYTSVQFLLRQQDPQPVQ